A single genomic interval of Anaerolineales bacterium harbors:
- a CDS encoding right-handed parallel beta-helix repeat-containing protein codes for MKIRNALTFPFATLALIALVACVPGPDPHIWYVATTGNNSNDCHTPATACLTLEAASDKAVDGDTIFIMVGDYFETDALDPDVSVVVDKDLTIEGVGAVKLDGDGKRTVMSVLPGINLTIRNLVLFNGSGENAGGLLVDNGAVVSIFDSSVSENLAVGTAVGPGVINAGGIHNRGVLTLKNVEVSFNKAELPAGNHAYGGGIYNQETLTMSNCQVSMNTSEELGSGIYNESGATAAINDTIIQDNFAAGGVYNLGHMTLTDSHVYRNNTNSYDYCGGITNFDVLEMTGGVVADNAAPDYYAGICNLEPASNAIISGTQILQNVGSGVINYGSMDLTDVTVSEHIQTGIFNYETMSLTHGTVTLNLSPKGGGIWNVRGEMTIKDSTISENEASMWGGGLMNNADAILTIEGSTLSGNTATARGGGIYQEGGGTIGGLTMVNSTVSGNHAPEGAGIANNGEALLKFVTVSGNSSHGISNVNIGVTRMLSSIIADNAVADCFGTGFSTLGHNLDSDNTCGLNPVLNDIPGTAPLLDPLAANGGPTLTHALMSASPAVDAGAAGADCPASDQRGVARPQGVQCDIGAFELEEGLIGEGPQEPQAPTSTPTPKPEDEGESTTARAIMNANCREGPHKDYRVTGSLMEGESAQVDGRNEDGTWLWIVNPSAYGHCWVAGSTVEFTGDILALTVIVPSELPAPEPEGCYVYAQTSADLICVAPCPDGAEPGDPCTPED; via the coding sequence ATGAAAATCCGCAACGCGTTGACATTCCCTTTTGCCACGCTCGCACTCATCGCCCTCGTGGCCTGCGTTCCCGGGCCCGATCCGCACATCTGGTACGTCGCCACGACGGGGAACAACAGCAACGATTGTCACACCCCCGCAACCGCCTGTCTGACCCTCGAAGCCGCCAGCGACAAGGCCGTCGACGGCGACACGATATTCATCATGGTAGGTGATTACTTCGAAACCGATGCTCTGGATCCGGACGTCTCCGTCGTAGTCGATAAGGATCTCACCATCGAAGGCGTGGGCGCGGTGAAACTGGACGGCGACGGGAAGCGCACCGTGATGTCCGTGTTGCCCGGAATCAACCTCACGATCCGCAACCTGGTTCTTTTCAACGGCAGCGGCGAAAATGCCGGTGGGCTTCTGGTCGACAACGGCGCGGTCGTTTCGATCTTCGACAGCAGCGTGTCGGAAAACCTCGCCGTTGGAACCGCCGTCGGACCCGGGGTGATCAACGCTGGCGGGATTCACAATCGCGGCGTTCTTACGCTCAAAAACGTGGAGGTGTCATTCAACAAAGCCGAACTGCCGGCCGGAAATCACGCCTACGGCGGCGGAATTTACAACCAGGAAACATTGACCATGTCCAACTGCCAGGTGTCCATGAACACCTCCGAAGAACTGGGCTCCGGGATATACAACGAGTCGGGCGCCACGGCGGCCATCAACGACACCATCATCCAGGACAACTTCGCCGCCGGCGGTGTGTACAACCTGGGCCACATGACGCTCACCGATTCCCACGTTTACCGCAACAACACCAATTCGTATGATTACTGCGGCGGCATCACGAATTTCGACGTTCTCGAAATGACCGGCGGCGTCGTGGCTGACAACGCCGCTCCGGATTACTACGCCGGGATTTGCAACCTAGAGCCCGCCTCGAACGCGATCATCAGCGGTACGCAGATCTTGCAAAACGTCGGTTCGGGCGTGATAAATTACGGCAGCATGGACCTGACCGACGTGACCGTAAGCGAGCACATCCAGACGGGAATCTTCAATTACGAAACGATGAGCCTGACCCACGGCACCGTCACCTTGAATCTTTCTCCCAAGGGCGGCGGGATCTGGAACGTGCGCGGCGAAATGACCATCAAGGACAGCACGATCTCGGAAAACGAAGCCAGCATGTGGGGCGGCGGCTTGATGAACAACGCCGATGCCATCCTGACCATCGAGGGTTCGACGCTCTCGGGGAATACGGCCACGGCGCGCGGCGGCGGCATCTATCAGGAAGGCGGAGGCACGATCGGCGGTCTGACGATGGTGAACAGCACGGTCAGCGGCAACCACGCCCCCGAAGGTGCCGGAATCGCCAACAACGGCGAGGCGCTGCTCAAATTCGTGACCGTCTCCGGCAATTCGTCGCACGGGATCTCCAACGTCAACATCGGCGTGACGCGCATGCTGAGCAGCATCATCGCCGACAACGCAGTGGCGGATTGCTTCGGTACGGGCTTCTCCACACTGGGTCACAATCTGGACAGCGACAATACCTGCGGCCTCAACCCTGTACTGAACGACATTCCCGGAACGGCTCCCTTGCTCGATCCGCTGGCCGCCAACGGCGGACCGACGTTGACTCACGCCCTGATGTCCGCCAGTCCGGCGGTGGACGCCGGCGCCGCAGGAGCGGATTGCCCCGCCAGCGATCAACGCGGAGTCGCCCGCCCGCAGGGTGTGCAATGCGACATTGGCGCCTTCGAACTCGAAGAGGGGTTGATCGGGGAAGGACCGCAGGAACCGCAAGCACCTACATCCACCCCGACACCAAAACCCGAGGACGAAGGTGAGTCGACGACCGCCAGAGCGATCATGAACGCCAACTGCCGCGAGGGACCGCACAAGGACTACAGAGTCACGGGCTCTCTCATGGAAGGGGAAAGCGCCCAGGTCGATGGGCGCAACGAGGACGGAACCTGGCTGTGGATCGTCAATCCCAGCGCCTACGGACATTGCTGGGTGGCGGGCAGCACGGTGGAATTCACGGGCGACATTCTCGCTTTAACCGTGATCGTTCCATCCGAATTGCCCGCACCCGAACCGGAAGGCTGCTACGTCTACGCTCAAACGAGCGCAGATTTGATTTGTGTCGCGCCCTGCCCCGACGGTGCAGAACCCGGCGATCCCTGTACACCGGAGGATTGA
- a CDS encoding L,D-transpeptidase: MESGIPGNGYSNHIALLQEAKQAFIAGENQKARRLCRRAIQLKPKDELPWILLAKYSEPRTGLECLARALEINPKSRVARKMIRELIRRMPGNQRQEAFEEITFPESLAHELLPSDALTLRRLLSSRVVIIAFAIVLTAGIWLGGQPVDALQPQMSSVDLVKATLTPTHTLTPTPTLTPTPTLTPTPTLTPTPRPAASSHYTTNPEDLADEGRWIDVDLSAQRVTAYEGTTAVKTFIVSTGVRAHPTVTGQYRIYRKYVSTPMAGPGYYLPGVPFTMYFYKGYALHGTYWHNNFGTPMSHGCINLRTPDAEWLFDFASVGTLVNVHP, from the coding sequence ATGGAATCGGGAATTCCCGGAAATGGGTATTCGAATCACATCGCGCTGCTTCAGGAAGCGAAGCAGGCTTTCATCGCGGGCGAAAACCAGAAAGCGCGGCGCTTGTGCCGACGGGCGATCCAGCTCAAACCAAAGGACGAATTGCCCTGGATCCTGCTGGCGAAATATTCGGAGCCTCGGACGGGATTGGAGTGCCTGGCGCGTGCGCTGGAGATCAACCCCAAGAGCCGGGTTGCCCGCAAGATGATCCGCGAATTGATCCGCCGCATGCCGGGCAATCAACGCCAGGAAGCCTTCGAAGAAATCACATTCCCCGAATCATTGGCGCACGAACTGCTCCCCTCCGATGCGCTGACGCTGCGCCGTTTACTTTCGTCTCGTGTGGTTATCATCGCCTTTGCGATCGTGTTGACGGCCGGAATTTGGCTGGGAGGACAACCGGTAGATGCGCTGCAGCCGCAGATGTCATCGGTGGATCTTGTTAAAGCGACTTTGACGCCCACCCACACGTTGACGCCTACCCCGACGCTGACGCCCACACCGACGCTGACGCCCACGCCAACACTGACTCCCACCCCGCGCCCGGCGGCGTCTTCGCACTACACGACCAACCCGGAAGACCTTGCGGACGAAGGACGTTGGATCGACGTCGATCTGTCTGCGCAGCGCGTGACCGCCTATGAAGGTACGACGGCGGTGAAGACGTTCATCGTCTCGACCGGCGTGCGCGCACATCCAACCGTAACCGGGCAGTACCGCATTTATCGAAAATACGTCTCCACGCCGATGGCGGGGCCGGGATATTACCTGCCCGGAGTCCCCTTCACGATGTATTTCTATAAAGGCTATGCTTTACACGGAACCTACTGGCACAACAACTTCGGAACCCCGATGAGCCACGGCTGCATCAACCTGCGCACGCCGGACGCAGAATGGCTGTTCGACTTCGCTTCGGTCGGCACGCTCGTCAACGTCCATCCATAG
- a CDS encoding N-acetylmuramoyl-L-alanine amidase has translation MSQRRMLHTQSPPLEPITGRVMRHLAVTFLVAGALATVFTAWTPASLDPDELAGQLAAALEDESEIPPALSGSEGLVSEDGRLRIGIVAGHSGLYPETGSLDPGSICEDGLTEAEVNAQIASLTVKYLEAAGMQVDLLEEWDPRLQGYRAVALVSIHADSCLPINEYATGFKVTAAVDTIVQDKAQRLVACIIDRYGAATDLYFHPGSITRDMTEYHTFHEINGQTPAVIIETGFLYLDRDFLTRSPDLAARGIADGIMCYVNNEPTDLNGEN, from the coding sequence ATGTCGCAGCGCCGTATGCTCCACACTCAATCTCCACCGCTCGAGCCGATCACGGGTCGAGTGATGCGGCATCTGGCGGTGACGTTTCTGGTGGCCGGCGCGCTGGCCACGGTGTTCACCGCATGGACTCCGGCCAGCCTCGATCCGGACGAACTCGCCGGTCAATTGGCCGCTGCGTTGGAAGACGAGTCGGAAATTCCGCCGGCATTAAGTGGATCGGAGGGGCTGGTGTCGGAGGATGGAAGACTTCGCATCGGAATCGTCGCCGGACACTCGGGGCTGTATCCGGAAACCGGTTCTCTGGATCCCGGCTCAATTTGCGAGGACGGCCTCACGGAAGCAGAAGTGAATGCGCAGATCGCCTCTTTGACGGTCAAATACCTGGAGGCGGCAGGTATGCAGGTGGATCTGCTGGAGGAATGGGATCCCAGGCTGCAGGGCTATCGCGCCGTCGCGCTGGTTTCGATCCATGCGGACTCCTGCCTGCCGATCAACGAGTATGCGACCGGTTTCAAGGTGACGGCCGCGGTCGATACGATCGTCCAGGATAAGGCGCAGCGCCTGGTGGCTTGCATCATCGATCGCTACGGCGCAGCGACGGATCTGTATTTCCATCCCGGCAGCATCACCCGGGACATGACGGAGTATCACACCTTCCACGAGATCAACGGCCAGACGCCGGCCGTGATTATAGAGACCGGCTTTCTCTATCTCGATCGCGATTTCCTCACACGCAGTCCGGATCTCGCCGCACGCGGCATCGCCGACGGCATCATGTGTTACGTGAACAACGAGCCAACGGATCTGAACGGCGAGAATTAA
- the moeB gene encoding molybdopterin-synthase adenylyltransferase MoeB: MSGSQKPRMISGLSADEFRRYSRQLLLPEIGLTGQRKLKSAAVLIVGTGGLGSPAAIYLAAAGVGRIGLVDHDEVELTNLHRQVLHGSSNLGERKVESARSRLLDINPQIQVDIYDEIFSAGNALKISQPYDVIVDASDNFPTRYLVNDVCVLSGKPDVYGSVFRYEGQASVFWSQRGPCYRCIFPAPPPPDLVPSCAEGGVFGVVPGVIGTIQATETLKLILEIGETLIGHLLIYDSLAMRFDDIRLKKNPRCAICGREPEIRELIDYEDFCGITERDSAAEQLPAEREIDASELADRLKGKGRIRLIDVREPHELEISHIAGADSIPLGSLAAAMDEFDRETPIVLVCRAGTRSARALGILRGAGFRNVKNLRGGINAWAEEVDPSQPVY; the protein is encoded by the coding sequence ATGTCCGGCTCCCAGAAACCCCGCATGATTTCCGGTCTTTCCGCAGACGAATTCCGGCGTTATTCGCGACAATTGCTCCTGCCGGAAATCGGCCTAACCGGCCAGCGGAAATTGAAATCGGCTGCCGTGCTGATCGTCGGCACAGGTGGATTGGGATCCCCGGCAGCGATCTATCTTGCCGCCGCGGGCGTAGGACGCATCGGGCTGGTCGATCACGACGAAGTCGAACTTACCAACCTGCACCGCCAGGTACTGCACGGATCGTCGAACCTGGGGGAACGGAAGGTTGAATCCGCCCGGTCACGTTTACTGGATATAAACCCCCAGATCCAGGTGGACATCTACGACGAAATATTCTCCGCCGGCAACGCATTGAAAATCAGTCAACCGTACGACGTGATCGTCGACGCCAGCGATAACTTCCCCACCCGCTACCTGGTGAACGACGTCTGCGTACTCAGCGGCAAACCGGACGTCTACGGATCGGTGTTCCGTTATGAAGGTCAGGCGAGCGTATTCTGGAGCCAACGCGGCCCGTGCTACCGCTGTATATTTCCTGCACCGCCTCCACCCGATCTGGTCCCGAGCTGTGCCGAAGGCGGCGTATTCGGCGTAGTTCCCGGCGTAATCGGCACGATCCAGGCCACCGAGACGCTGAAACTGATACTCGAGATTGGAGAAACGCTCATCGGGCATCTGCTGATTTACGACAGCCTCGCCATGCGTTTCGACGACATTCGCCTGAAGAAGAACCCGCGCTGCGCGATCTGTGGACGTGAACCGGAAATCCGTGAACTGATCGACTACGAAGACTTCTGCGGTATCACCGAGCGCGATTCGGCGGCGGAGCAGCTGCCGGCGGAGCGGGAAATCGATGCAAGCGAGTTGGCCGACCGCCTGAAGGGTAAGGGCCGGATTCGCTTGATCGACGTACGCGAGCCTCACGAGCTCGAAATTTCGCACATCGCCGGAGCGGATTCGATCCCCCTGGGTTCACTCGCCGCTGCGATGGACGAATTCGACCGCGAGACGCCGATCGTTCTGGTTTGCCGGGCGGGCACACGCTCCGCTCGGGCGCTCGGGATCCTTCGCGGCGCCGGATTCAGGAACGTGAAAAATCTGCGCGGCGGAATCAACGCCTGGGCCGAGGAGGTCGATCCCTCACAGCCCGTCTACTGA